The Brachyhypopomus gauderio isolate BG-103 chromosome 2, BGAUD_0.2, whole genome shotgun sequence genome contains a region encoding:
- the slc28a1 gene encoding sodium/nucleoside cotransporter 1 isoform X1: MVLRLERFLAADNDIQMKSVDHGNIHGVDNPGFEEDVGRLGSHLPMEENPSDHKSETAEEISKKKSFVSKVFKPITATENFLKAHSTVLKYIALGVLTAGYVAYFIAACVLDFQRAIALVVLTSVVVVAVTYDLVKKYKGDSIKRFFKPALRCFKANVRWLKWVFVLVVVGLLVAWVVVDTSKHQEQLISFGGICLFILGLFIFSAHRSAVCWRTLFWGLGLQFAIGLFVIRTEPGLIAFSWLGAQIKTFLSYTDAGSSFVFGSLVEAGVFACTVLPIVVFFSSVMSVLYFLGLMQWVILKISWIMQVTMGTSPTESLSVAGNIFVGQTEAPLLIRPYLKDMTKSEIHAVMVGGFATIAGSVMGAFISFGIDESSLIAASVMAAPCALAISKLSYPETEESKFKSDQGVKLEAGGERNILEAASSGASASIGLVANIAVNLIAFLAILDFINAALRWLGGMVGYPQVTFELICSYVFMPVAFMMGIPVEDSFIVAELIGTKLFLNEFIAYEKLSKLKSNRLNGTTEAGAYISIRSEVISTYALCGFANFSSLGIVIGGLSSICPSRKSDISALVLRALLTGTCVSLINACVAGILFAQPLDCIGVFENFVAMSSSADIQTCCYDLFDSVVNNGTVVSFEGSWSSVKNATIYFTQCCHLYNETVCM; encoded by the exons ATGGTGTTAAGGCTTGAACGTTTTCTTGCAGCAGATAATGATATACAAATGAAAAGTGTTGACCATGGAAACATACATGGGGTGGACAATCCAGGCTTTGAAGAAGACGTGGGACGTCTGGGGAGCCACTTGCCAATG GAGGAAAATCCATCAGATCACAAGAGTGAGACTGCGGAGGAGATCTCCAAAAAGAAGTCGTTTGTAAG TAAAGTATTCAAGCCCATCACAGCCACAGAAAACTTCCTAAAAGCCCATTCAACAGTCCTCAAATACATCGCCCTGGGAGTTCTTACCGCAG GATATGTGGCATACTTCATCGCTGCTTGCGTCCTGGACTTCCAGAGAGCCATCGCTCTTGTTGTTCTAACcagcgtggtggtggtggccgtCACGTATGATCTTGTGAAGAAGTACAAGGGGGACAGTATAAAACGCTTCTTCAAGCCTGCTTTGAGATGTTTTAAAGCAAATGTCAGGTGGCTAAAATG GGTGTTTgttctggtggtggtgggtcTGCTGGTGGCGTGGGTGGTGGTGGACACAAGCAAGCATCAGGAGCAGCTTATCTCCTTTGGCGGCATCTGCCTCTTCATCCTCGGCTTGTTCATCTTCTCCGCACACAGATCTGCG GTGTGTTGGAGGACACTCTTCTGGGGGCTTGGTTTGCAGTTTGCCATTGGCCTGTTTGTCATAAGAACAGAACCAGGTCTCATAGCTTTCAGCTGGCTTGGAGCTCAAATTAAG ACGTTTCTGAGCTACACCGATGCTGGCTCTTCATTTGTGTTTGGCAGTCTGGTTGAAGCAGGAGTATTTGCATGCACG GTTTTGCCTATAGTGGTATTTTTCAGCAGTGTTATGTCAGTCTTGTACTTCCTTGGATTGATGCAATGGGTTATTTTGAAG atttCCTGGATTATGCAAGTTACCATGGGAACCTCTCCAACTGAGAGTTTAAGTGTTGCTGGGAATATATTTGTTGGGCAG ACAGAGGCGCCACTACTGATTCGACCATATCTGAAAGACATGACCAAATCAGAGATTCATGCGGTTATGGTTGGAGGCTTTGCTACCATCGCAGGCAGCGTGATGGGAGCCTTCATTTCATTTGGG ATTGACGAGTCGTCATTGATCGCTGCCTCTGTGATGGCTGCTCCTTGCGCGTTGGCCATCTCCAAACTTTCGTACCCTGAAACTGAAGAGAGCAAGTTTAAATCTGACCAGGGGGTCAAATTGGAAGccgg tgGCGAACGGAATATCCTGGAGGCAGCGAGCTCAGGGGCATCTGCGTCTATTGGACTGGTGGCTAACATAGCTGTTAACTTGATCGCGTTTCTTGCCATTCTGGACTTCATTAATGCGGCTCTGAGATGGCTAGGAGGGATGGTGGGATATCCCCAGGTCACGTTTGAG CTCATCTGCTCATATGTGTTCATGCCAGTTGCCTTTATGATGGGAATACCAGTCGAAGATTCCTTCATTGTGGCTGAACTTATAGGAACAAAACTCTTCCTCAATGAATTCATAGCTTATGAGAAGCTGTCAAAGCTTAAGAGCAACAGACTAAATGGCACCACAGAAGCTGGGGCGTACATCTCA ATCAGATCAGAAGTCATCAGCACCTATGCTCTGTGTGGCTTTGCTAACTTCAGTTCTCTTGGAATTGTTATTGGTGGCCTAT CCTCCATTTGTCCATCAAGGAAAAGTGACATCTCTGCTTTAGTGCTAAGAGCCTTGTTAACAGGCACATGTGTTTCCCTGATTAATGCTTGTGTTGCTG GTATACTTTTTGCTCAACCACTGGATTGCATAGGGGTGTTTGAGAATTTTGTTGCAATGTCCAGCAGTGCAGATATTCAAACATGCTGCTATGACCTTTTTGACAG TGTGGTGAACAACGGAACGGTGGTCTCTTTTGAGGGGTCTTGGAGTTCAGTGAAAAATGCCACCATTTACTTTACACAGTGTTGTCATCTCTATAATGAAACTGTGTGCATGTAG
- the slc28a1 gene encoding sodium/nucleoside cotransporter 1 isoform X2, whose translation MTDNDIQMKSVDHGNIHGVDNPGFEEDVGRLGSHLPMEENPSDHKSETAEEISKKKSFVSKVFKPITATENFLKAHSTVLKYIALGVLTAGYVAYFIAACVLDFQRAIALVVLTSVVVVAVTYDLVKKYKGDSIKRFFKPALRCFKANVRWLKWVFVLVVVGLLVAWVVVDTSKHQEQLISFGGICLFILGLFIFSAHRSAVCWRTLFWGLGLQFAIGLFVIRTEPGLIAFSWLGAQIKTFLSYTDAGSSFVFGSLVEAGVFACTVLPIVVFFSSVMSVLYFLGLMQWVILKISWIMQVTMGTSPTESLSVAGNIFVGQTEAPLLIRPYLKDMTKSEIHAVMVGGFATIAGSVMGAFISFGIDESSLIAASVMAAPCALAISKLSYPETEESKFKSDQGVKLEAGGERNILEAASSGASASIGLVANIAVNLIAFLAILDFINAALRWLGGMVGYPQVTFELICSYVFMPVAFMMGIPVEDSFIVAELIGTKLFLNEFIAYEKLSKLKSNRLNGTTEAGAYISIRSEVISTYALCGFANFSSLGIVIGGLSSICPSRKSDISALVLRALLTGTCVSLINACVAGILFAQPLDCIGVFENFVAMSSSADIQTCCYDLFDSVVNNGTVVSFEGSWSSVKNATIYFTQCCHLYNETVCM comes from the exons ATGA CAGATAATGATATACAAATGAAAAGTGTTGACCATGGAAACATACATGGGGTGGACAATCCAGGCTTTGAAGAAGACGTGGGACGTCTGGGGAGCCACTTGCCAATG GAGGAAAATCCATCAGATCACAAGAGTGAGACTGCGGAGGAGATCTCCAAAAAGAAGTCGTTTGTAAG TAAAGTATTCAAGCCCATCACAGCCACAGAAAACTTCCTAAAAGCCCATTCAACAGTCCTCAAATACATCGCCCTGGGAGTTCTTACCGCAG GATATGTGGCATACTTCATCGCTGCTTGCGTCCTGGACTTCCAGAGAGCCATCGCTCTTGTTGTTCTAACcagcgtggtggtggtggccgtCACGTATGATCTTGTGAAGAAGTACAAGGGGGACAGTATAAAACGCTTCTTCAAGCCTGCTTTGAGATGTTTTAAAGCAAATGTCAGGTGGCTAAAATG GGTGTTTgttctggtggtggtgggtcTGCTGGTGGCGTGGGTGGTGGTGGACACAAGCAAGCATCAGGAGCAGCTTATCTCCTTTGGCGGCATCTGCCTCTTCATCCTCGGCTTGTTCATCTTCTCCGCACACAGATCTGCG GTGTGTTGGAGGACACTCTTCTGGGGGCTTGGTTTGCAGTTTGCCATTGGCCTGTTTGTCATAAGAACAGAACCAGGTCTCATAGCTTTCAGCTGGCTTGGAGCTCAAATTAAG ACGTTTCTGAGCTACACCGATGCTGGCTCTTCATTTGTGTTTGGCAGTCTGGTTGAAGCAGGAGTATTTGCATGCACG GTTTTGCCTATAGTGGTATTTTTCAGCAGTGTTATGTCAGTCTTGTACTTCCTTGGATTGATGCAATGGGTTATTTTGAAG atttCCTGGATTATGCAAGTTACCATGGGAACCTCTCCAACTGAGAGTTTAAGTGTTGCTGGGAATATATTTGTTGGGCAG ACAGAGGCGCCACTACTGATTCGACCATATCTGAAAGACATGACCAAATCAGAGATTCATGCGGTTATGGTTGGAGGCTTTGCTACCATCGCAGGCAGCGTGATGGGAGCCTTCATTTCATTTGGG ATTGACGAGTCGTCATTGATCGCTGCCTCTGTGATGGCTGCTCCTTGCGCGTTGGCCATCTCCAAACTTTCGTACCCTGAAACTGAAGAGAGCAAGTTTAAATCTGACCAGGGGGTCAAATTGGAAGccgg tgGCGAACGGAATATCCTGGAGGCAGCGAGCTCAGGGGCATCTGCGTCTATTGGACTGGTGGCTAACATAGCTGTTAACTTGATCGCGTTTCTTGCCATTCTGGACTTCATTAATGCGGCTCTGAGATGGCTAGGAGGGATGGTGGGATATCCCCAGGTCACGTTTGAG CTCATCTGCTCATATGTGTTCATGCCAGTTGCCTTTATGATGGGAATACCAGTCGAAGATTCCTTCATTGTGGCTGAACTTATAGGAACAAAACTCTTCCTCAATGAATTCATAGCTTATGAGAAGCTGTCAAAGCTTAAGAGCAACAGACTAAATGGCACCACAGAAGCTGGGGCGTACATCTCA ATCAGATCAGAAGTCATCAGCACCTATGCTCTGTGTGGCTTTGCTAACTTCAGTTCTCTTGGAATTGTTATTGGTGGCCTAT CCTCCATTTGTCCATCAAGGAAAAGTGACATCTCTGCTTTAGTGCTAAGAGCCTTGTTAACAGGCACATGTGTTTCCCTGATTAATGCTTGTGTTGCTG GTATACTTTTTGCTCAACCACTGGATTGCATAGGGGTGTTTGAGAATTTTGTTGCAATGTCCAGCAGTGCAGATATTCAAACATGCTGCTATGACCTTTTTGACAG TGTGGTGAACAACGGAACGGTGGTCTCTTTTGAGGGGTCTTGGAGTTCAGTGAAAAATGCCACCATTTACTTTACACAGTGTTGTCATCTCTATAATGAAACTGTGTGCATGTAG